In one window of Thermovenabulum gondwanense DNA:
- a CDS encoding oxalate oxidoreductase subunit delta — MSSADLFKEPNLKQITVWSRGVIMNKDARDVVVALTEAAAKEGKYVQAWENYVDLPDRINVPVRAYARISSDPIASRYVYENESPDIVVVLEETLVKGVPVLKGIKPGSTLIVNTRRSIDTILKFLGDTGNLAQIATVDASSMAEAVITLSGAEGATDATGIGAGIAAPIVGAVAKVTGIVDVENLAKVVKNPAAMRRGYEEVQVKTLPPKPAVEETKLEAMELLKQMPFAGTVPSPQEENEGMITGNWRMKRPVLNTDACTQCWTCWIYCPDSCIKKGDDGPLFNLKYCKGCGLCAAVCPTGAITQVPELDFED, encoded by the coding sequence ATGTCTTCTGCCGATCTTTTTAAAGAACCCAATTTAAAACAAATTACAGTATGGTCCCGAGGCGTAATTATGAACAAGGACGCCAGGGACGTAGTAGTAGCCCTCACTGAAGCGGCAGCAAAAGAAGGAAAATACGTTCAAGCCTGGGAAAATTACGTGGACCTACCGGACCGAATCAATGTACCCGTACGCGCTTATGCGCGTATAAGCAGTGATCCAATTGCCAGCAGATATGTGTATGAAAACGAAAGCCCCGATATAGTGGTGGTGCTGGAAGAGACGCTGGTCAAAGGCGTACCAGTACTCAAAGGCATCAAACCGGGGAGCACATTAATAGTAAATACTCGCCGCAGCATAGACACCATATTAAAGTTCTTAGGAGACACCGGTAATTTGGCTCAGATCGCGACGGTAGACGCCAGCAGCATGGCTGAAGCCGTAATCACCCTTTCCGGTGCCGAAGGTGCTACCGATGCCACGGGTATAGGCGCGGGTATTGCCGCACCTATAGTTGGGGCTGTTGCTAAAGTCACAGGTATCGTAGATGTAGAAAATTTAGCTAAGGTGGTTAAAAACCCTGCTGCAATGCGGCGCGGATACGAGGAAGTTCAGGTTAAGACATTGCCTCCTAAACCCGCCGTAGAAGAGACAAAATTAGAAGCCATGGAACTTTTAAAGCAGATGCCCTTTGCCGGAACCGTTCCTTCTCCTCAGGAAGAAAATGAAGGTATGATTACCGGAAATTGGCGTATGAAAAGACCCGTTTTAAATACGGACGCCTGTACCCAGTGCTGGACCTGCTGGATCTATTGCCCCGATTCCTGCATTAAAAAGGGCGATGATGGGCCTCTCTTCAATCTGAAGTACTGCAAAGGATGCGGTTTATGTGCTGCGGTATGCCCGACCGGGGCCATTACCCAGGTTCCAGAATTAGATTTTGAAGATTAG
- a CDS encoding oxalate oxidoreductase subunit alpha → MGKVKNISGCVAVANGVRLADVDVICSYPIRPYTGIMSELARMVADGELDAEFVHGEGEHAQLSVVYGASAAGARVFTGSSGVGVTYAFEVYSPISGERLPVQMAIADRTLDPPGDFGSEHTDAECCRDQGWIQGWACTPQEALDNTLIFYRVGEDPRVLLPQFSCMDGYFVSHILGPVDIPEKEQVKEFLPPYKNHHVLDPRKPQIIGPQIEPAMGPPLQYQRYQVIKNVFKVLEEACDDFARIFGRRYDPYMEEYYTDDAEVVIFGQGAHMETAKAVVRRLRNLGEKVGVVRLRTFRPFPTEQVKERLSRFKAVGVLDNSTNFGISCGGGVLLSEVRAALYDLGDKVKTVGFVAGLGGEVVTHEEFYRMFQKTKEISRTGKVEKTAYWLPFEL, encoded by the coding sequence ATGGGTAAAGTGAAAAATATTTCGGGATGCGTAGCGGTGGCTAACGGAGTTCGCTTGGCGGATGTGGATGTCATCTGCTCCTATCCCATCCGTCCTTATACGGGGATTATGTCCGAACTTGCCCGAATGGTTGCCGATGGTGAATTGGACGCCGAATTCGTACACGGGGAAGGTGAGCACGCTCAGCTGAGTGTAGTATACGGAGCTTCGGCAGCCGGGGCTCGCGTATTCACCGGTAGTTCCGGGGTAGGCGTTACTTACGCCTTTGAAGTCTACTCCCCCATCTCCGGTGAACGCTTGCCGGTACAGATGGCTATTGCAGACCGTACCTTAGACCCCCCTGGAGATTTCGGTTCGGAGCATACCGACGCCGAATGCTGCAGAGACCAGGGATGGATTCAGGGATGGGCTTGTACACCCCAGGAGGCTCTCGACAATACTCTCATTTTCTACCGTGTGGGAGAAGATCCAAGGGTATTGCTGCCTCAATTCTCCTGTATGGATGGTTATTTTGTAAGTCATATTCTGGGTCCAGTGGATATACCGGAAAAAGAGCAGGTAAAAGAATTCCTGCCACCTTATAAGAACCACCACGTCCTTGATCCCAGAAAACCTCAAATAATTGGCCCACAAATCGAACCGGCTATGGGGCCGCCTCTGCAGTATCAGCGATATCAGGTTATAAAGAACGTATTTAAAGTTCTGGAAGAAGCCTGCGATGATTTTGCACGAATTTTCGGGCGTCGTTACGATCCCTACATGGAAGAATATTACACTGATGACGCTGAGGTGGTAATCTTCGGGCAGGGGGCCCACATGGAAACTGCGAAGGCCGTAGTGAGAAGATTACGCAATCTTGGAGAAAAAGTCGGGGTAGTTCGCCTGCGCACCTTCCGTCCCTTCCCCACCGAACAGGTGAAAGAGCGTTTATCCCGTTTCAAAGCTGTTGGCGTCCTTGACAACTCTACCAACTTCGGTATTTCCTGCGGAGGCGGCGTGCTGCTTTCCGAAGTGCGTGCCGCACTATATGACTTAGGCGATAAGGTAAAAACCGTAGGCTTCGTTGCAGGACTGGGCGGTGAAGTGGTTACACATGAAGAGTTCTACCGGATGTTCCAAAAAACTAAAGAAATTTCCAGAACCGGAAAAGTAGAAAAAACCGCCTACTGGTTGCCCTTTGAGTTATAA
- a CDS encoding oxalate oxidoreductase subunit beta — protein MLETITSLRKAPEEEYYVPGHRTCAGCGPALCYRLVAKAAGPNTIFVGPTGCMYVANTSYGCGPWRVPWIHAQITNGGAVASGIEAAYKALIRKKKTDAEFPNIIVMAGDGGAVDIGLQALSGMLYRGHDVLFICYDNESYANTGIQTSPSTPYGAATTFTPPGPVVPEGKKLFPKDNPKVVAHGHPELKYVATASIGWPVDLMNKVRKGLNQKGPAYLHIHAPCPKGWQFPANKTVEMAKLAVETGMFQLYEYENGEYKLSVKIEKRKPVSEYMRLQGRFKHLKPEHIEKMQAFVDARCAEVGITVPVVTP, from the coding sequence ATGCTGGAAACAATTACATCTTTACGTAAAGCCCCTGAAGAAGAATATTATGTTCCCGGTCACAGGACCTGTGCAGGATGCGGTCCTGCCCTGTGTTACCGTTTAGTAGCAAAAGCTGCCGGGCCCAATACAATTTTTGTAGGTCCAACCGGTTGCATGTATGTAGCCAATACCAGTTACGGGTGCGGTCCCTGGAGGGTACCCTGGATTCACGCCCAGATTACCAACGGTGGTGCCGTAGCTTCCGGCATTGAAGCAGCATATAAGGCGTTAATTCGCAAAAAGAAGACCGATGCCGAATTCCCTAATATCATAGTTATGGCCGGAGACGGCGGAGCTGTCGATATAGGTCTGCAGGCCTTATCCGGAATGCTCTATAGAGGTCACGATGTGCTATTTATCTGCTACGACAACGAATCTTACGCCAACACCGGTATACAAACTTCTCCCAGCACACCTTACGGTGCAGCCACCACCTTTACACCGCCGGGACCCGTAGTGCCCGAAGGAAAAAAATTATTCCCGAAAGACAATCCAAAAGTAGTTGCTCACGGCCACCCCGAATTAAAATATGTAGCAACTGCTTCAATAGGTTGGCCCGTAGACCTTATGAACAAGGTACGTAAAGGCCTTAACCAGAAAGGGCCTGCTTACCTTCACATCCATGCACCATGCCCTAAAGGCTGGCAGTTCCCCGCCAACAAAACCGTCGAAATGGCTAAATTGGCAGTGGAAACCGGAATGTTCCAGCTTTATGAATACGAAAATGGAGAATATAAGCTATCGGTAAAAATTGAAAAAAGAAAACCCGTCAGTGAATACATGCGCCTGCAAGGCAGGTTCAAACATCTGAAACCTGAACATATAGAAAAAATGCAGGCCTTTGTTGATGCCCGCTGTGCCGAAGTGGGTATCACCGTACCGGTAGTGACTCCATAA
- the oxlT gene encoding oxalate/formate MFS antiporter, protein MISLTPESPEKSTNNSIIYNQWTQLILAMTGMIMIANLQYAWTLFVPELQKGFNASRAAVQLAFSLFIALESWGQPIAGFFIDRYSPRLLLTIASFMVGIGWTAMGLVKTLNGLYIAYSLAGIGAAFIYSGAVASGVRWFEPSRRGLASGLVSAAFGSGAALFIPFIASALKNQGYKMAFVSTGIFQSILIILAAQLMRVPPKKDSGTGKSAGTQQHHFTTVEMFKTLHFWLIYIMFLFIVTGGMVVTAQTKPFGQDAGIPSNIIVLAATINTIANGAGRIFWGIVSDKLGRYQTMFLAFTLNGLAMALVPYLGKNPFMFVFLFAMIMFTWGELYALFPAVNADIFGTKYAATNYGFMYSAKGVGGIIGSFVAALVAQLSGWSPVFFTGAVMSILAGCGALVLLRMPKPVPPDKKVNI, encoded by the coding sequence ATGATATCCCTTACACCGGAATCCCCGGAAAAGTCTACTAACAATTCGATAATTTACAATCAATGGACTCAATTAATATTAGCGATGACGGGCATGATAATGATCGCAAACCTTCAATACGCATGGACTCTATTTGTACCAGAACTTCAGAAAGGGTTTAACGCCTCTCGAGCAGCCGTGCAGCTTGCATTCTCCCTCTTTATTGCGCTGGAAAGCTGGGGGCAACCCATTGCAGGCTTTTTTATAGATCGATATAGCCCTCGACTGCTCCTTACCATTGCCTCATTTATGGTAGGTATCGGCTGGACTGCAATGGGTCTTGTAAAAACCTTAAACGGTTTATACATCGCTTACAGCTTGGCCGGTATCGGTGCTGCGTTTATATACAGCGGTGCCGTAGCTTCTGGTGTGCGCTGGTTTGAACCTTCCCGCCGCGGACTCGCTTCAGGACTGGTATCCGCAGCCTTCGGTTCAGGAGCAGCCCTTTTTATTCCCTTTATTGCTTCAGCTTTAAAAAATCAAGGTTATAAAATGGCCTTTGTTTCAACCGGAATCTTCCAAAGCATTTTAATAATATTAGCTGCCCAATTAATGAGGGTCCCACCGAAAAAAGATTCGGGCACAGGTAAATCCGCCGGCACCCAGCAGCATCATTTCACTACTGTGGAAATGTTTAAAACACTGCATTTCTGGTTGATTTATATAATGTTCCTCTTTATAGTAACCGGCGGTATGGTGGTAACCGCTCAAACCAAGCCCTTCGGCCAGGACGCGGGAATCCCGTCTAATATAATAGTGCTTGCGGCTACCATCAATACCATAGCAAACGGAGCGGGAAGGATTTTCTGGGGTATCGTTTCCGACAAATTAGGAAGATATCAGACTATGTTTCTTGCCTTTACTTTAAACGGCCTTGCAATGGCTTTAGTACCTTATTTAGGTAAAAATCCTTTTATGTTTGTATTTTTGTTTGCCATGATAATGTTTACATGGGGTGAACTTTATGCATTATTCCCTGCGGTGAATGCCGATATTTTTGGAACAAAGTACGCCGCTACTAACTACGGTTTTATGTACAGCGCAAAAGGAGTGGGGGGCATCATCGGCAGTTTCGTTGCGGCACTGGTAGCACAGCTCAGCGGCTGGTCCCCCGTTTTCTTCACCGGTGCCGTAATGTCTATTTTAGCGGGTTGTGGAGCCCTGGTACTCCTTCGTATGCCAAAACCCGTGCCCCCCGACAAAAAAGTGAATATATGA
- a CDS encoding prolipoprotein diacylglyceryl transferase: protein MMLLDLSPYAFKIGPIAVHWYGIFMAISFLVGTYYLYVKGKSRGIDEDFILNLAMLVILSGIIGARLMFVLTNYPEWFIKDPLQVVKIWEGGLSWHGALLGGFLSGWWYCRRNNVNPNEMADLTVMGLSFGYIIVRIGNIFNQEVLGRMTEFSFGRWPAQLVGSSIGLILLIRFLYLEKKNLKKGYQFWSFIWYHQLLRAVFEETVRDNPLYLVHYVNPRWGIGFLTMTQLMTPFILLFAYFMYKITSED, encoded by the coding sequence ATTATGCTTCTTGATTTAAGTCCTTATGCTTTTAAAATTGGACCAATAGCAGTACATTGGTATGGAATATTTATGGCGATATCCTTTCTGGTGGGCACCTATTATTTATACGTTAAAGGGAAAAGCAGGGGCATAGATGAGGACTTTATATTAAACCTTGCGATGTTAGTAATCCTTTCGGGAATAATAGGGGCAAGGCTTATGTTTGTCCTTACAAATTATCCCGAATGGTTTATAAAAGACCCCTTGCAGGTGGTAAAGATATGGGAAGGCGGGCTTTCGTGGCACGGTGCTCTCCTCGGAGGGTTTTTAAGCGGCTGGTGGTATTGCAGGAGAAATAACGTCAATCCAAATGAAATGGCAGATTTAACGGTAATGGGGCTTTCGTTTGGCTATATAATAGTTAGAATAGGGAATATCTTCAATCAGGAAGTCCTGGGAAGGATGACCGAGTTTTCCTTCGGAAGATGGCCTGCGCAGCTCGTAGGTTCCTCTATTGGGCTAATACTTTTAATAAGGTTTTTATATCTGGAAAAGAAAAATCTAAAAAAAGGCTATCAGTTCTGGTCTTTTATCTGGTATCATCAATTGCTGCGGGCCGTGTTTGAAGAGACTGTCAGGGATAATCCCCTTTACCTTGTGCATTATGTCAATCCGCGATGGGGAATAGGATTTTTAACAATGACTCAGCTTATGACACCGTTTATCCTGCTTTTTGCTTATTTCATGTATAAAATTACCTCCGAAGATTAG
- a CDS encoding PaaI family thioesterase, with the protein MGVINKGLEDEIFRETIENFLSSPFINLMGYRILEIGKGEIAIEYNPGKEMLNALGIIHGGSTAALCDTAMGFAVRSLGKIPTTVEMKINYLFPVNLNDKILARGKVIKEGENICVAECDLIKEDKVVVKSIGTYFNLKK; encoded by the coding sequence GTGGGAGTAATAAATAAAGGCCTTGAAGATGAAATATTCCGGGAAACAATAGAAAACTTCTTATCCTCCCCTTTTATAAACTTGATGGGTTACAGGATTCTCGAGATTGGGAAGGGAGAAATAGCAATAGAATATAATCCCGGAAAGGAAATGCTCAATGCCCTTGGCATTATCCATGGTGGTTCAACTGCTGCCCTTTGCGATACGGCTATGGGGTTTGCGGTAAGGAGCCTTGGGAAGATACCCACTACCGTAGAAATGAAAATCAACTATCTTTTTCCGGTGAATTTAAACGATAAAATTCTGGCAAGGGGAAAGGTAATTAAAGAAGGAGAAAACATCTGCGTAGCGGAATGTGATTTAATTAAAGAGGACAAAGTTGTGGTTAAGTCCATAGGAACCTATTTTAATCTAAAAAAATAA
- a CDS encoding cobalamin B12-binding domain-containing protein (Presence of a B(12) (cobalamin)-binding domain implies dependence on cobalamin itself, in one of its several forms, or in some unusual lineages, dependence on a cobalamin-like analog.) produces the protein MKRKIVACTIGNCVHVAGVMNFLSIAEQEGYDTEFLGLTLSVDELLKEVKIKKPDYVGVSFRLTPEPLNNILKELKGKIDKEGLRDIKWIFGGNEPAAQVAKESGIFYKVFDGTEDLDEVIAFLRGNEKEEFEYYPQDLISRINSKYPYPIIRHHLGLPSVEDTVEAIKKIAESKVLDVISIAPDQNAQSFFFEPEKMDKRLDGAGGVPVRRKEDFIKMYEAAQRGNFPLLRCYSGTSNLIKFAELLKETINNAWAAIPLCWYSELDGRGPRSVRDAIYENQQAMKWHGERGIPVEVNEAHHWSLRDAHDAVGVAAFYLAAYNARKAGVKDFIAQFMFNVPPTLSPKMDIAKMFAKIELVKELEDVNFRVYRQVRAGLASFPSDLLMAKGQLAYSAYISMALKPHIYHVVGYCEAHHAAGAEEIIESCKIVRQIIKNSFLGMPDFEKDKEVIDRKERLKEDAMLIIEAIKELGKGFEDPLSSPDCIAEAIKIGILDAPHLKGSKAAKGTLTTKMYNGALYPYDPIKKRIISEKERIERLFCRI, from the coding sequence ATGAAAAGGAAAATAGTGGCCTGCACCATTGGGAATTGTGTGCACGTGGCAGGGGTCATGAACTTTTTATCCATTGCCGAACAGGAAGGATACGATACGGAATTTTTAGGATTGACTTTATCGGTGGATGAGCTTTTAAAAGAGGTTAAAATTAAAAAGCCCGATTATGTAGGTGTGAGTTTTCGTTTAACTCCGGAACCTCTCAATAATATTTTAAAGGAATTGAAGGGGAAAATAGACAAAGAGGGTTTAAGGGACATAAAATGGATCTTTGGCGGGAATGAACCGGCGGCACAGGTGGCAAAGGAATCGGGTATTTTTTACAAAGTTTTCGACGGCACCGAGGATTTAGATGAAGTAATCGCCTTTTTAAGGGGTAATGAGAAAGAGGAATTTGAATACTATCCGCAGGATTTAATTTCAAGAATTAATTCCAAGTACCCTTATCCCATTATAAGGCATCATTTAGGGCTACCCAGCGTAGAGGATACCGTGGAAGCTATTAAGAAAATTGCAGAATCAAAGGTTCTGGATGTTATTTCCATAGCCCCGGATCAAAATGCTCAAAGCTTTTTCTTTGAACCGGAAAAGATGGATAAACGATTGGATGGCGCGGGAGGTGTACCGGTAAGAAGGAAAGAGGATTTTATCAAAATGTATGAGGCAGCTCAGAGGGGGAACTTCCCTCTGCTTCGCTGCTACAGCGGTACCAGCAACTTAATAAAATTTGCCGAGCTTCTAAAAGAAACGATAAACAACGCCTGGGCTGCCATACCTCTTTGCTGGTACAGCGAACTGGACGGAAGGGGCCCGAGGAGCGTGCGGGATGCTATTTATGAAAATCAGCAGGCCATGAAATGGCACGGGGAAAGGGGTATACCGGTAGAAGTAAATGAGGCGCATCACTGGAGCTTAAGGGATGCCCATGACGCAGTGGGAGTAGCGGCATTTTACCTTGCCGCATACAATGCAAGGAAAGCCGGGGTTAAAGATTTTATTGCGCAATTCATGTTCAATGTTCCTCCGACTCTTTCGCCAAAGATGGATATTGCCAAAATGTTTGCAAAAATCGAACTTGTAAAAGAATTGGAGGACGTTAATTTCAGGGTGTACCGGCAGGTAAGAGCTGGTCTTGCAAGTTTCCCCTCAGACCTTTTAATGGCTAAAGGGCAGCTCGCTTATTCGGCTTATATTTCCATGGCTTTAAAACCCCACATTTACCATGTGGTAGGATACTGTGAGGCGCATCATGCTGCCGGTGCTGAAGAGATAATAGAAAGCTGTAAAATAGTTAGGCAGATAATAAAAAACTCCTTCCTGGGTATGCCCGATTTTGAAAAGGATAAAGAAGTGATTGACAGGAAGGAGAGACTGAAAGAGGATGCGATGCTGATAATCGAAGCCATCAAGGAATTGGGTAAAGGCTTCGAAGACCCCCTTTCTTCTCCGGACTGCATCGCTGAGGCTATAAAAATTGGGATTCTCGATGCTCCTCACCTGAAGGGAAGCAAGGCGGCAAAAGGCACTCTTACCACCAAGATGTACAATGGCGCTCTTTATCCCTATGACCCGATTAAAAAGAGGATTATATCGGAAAAGGAAAGGATCGAAAGATTATTCTGTAGAATTTGA
- a CDS encoding NAD/NADP octopine/nopaline dehydrogenase family protein produces MKRKAISYAVIGAGNGGLAMAGYLGLKGYKVNLYNRSYDKLVDLIKDPIIYLTGAYEGEGRLYRVTSDIKEAIEGVDVIMVTTPATAHKELAVLMAPYLQKGQIIILNPGRTCGAFEVLEILKKNEADEGIIVAEAQTFIYACRALSSNRVKIFSVKNEVKLAAIPSEKTEKVIRTISDAFPQFKKAADVLETSLNNFGAIFHPAPTLLNSGHIERCQPFEYYLEGITPTIGKVLERLDEERIRVAKALGVKTLSAIEWLFESYGATGDTLYEAIQNNTAYKGLTAPKGLNTRYIYEDVPYSLVPISSLGKELGVETPAIDTIIGLACMMTGVNFWEEGRTSEKLGLAGLTPAEIHLFAQKGYILKKSLEEEVVA; encoded by the coding sequence ATGAAAAGAAAAGCGATTTCCTATGCGGTTATTGGAGCGGGCAACGGTGGGCTTGCAATGGCAGGTTATTTGGGGCTTAAAGGCTATAAGGTAAACCTTTACAACAGGTCCTATGACAAATTGGTGGACCTAATAAAGGATCCGATAATTTACCTGACGGGAGCTTACGAAGGTGAAGGAAGGCTCTACAGGGTTACGAGCGATATAAAAGAGGCCATAGAAGGGGTGGATGTAATTATGGTGACCACCCCGGCCACGGCTCATAAAGAGTTAGCGGTTTTGATGGCTCCGTATCTGCAGAAGGGACAGATAATAATTTTGAATCCGGGAAGGACCTGCGGAGCCTTTGAGGTCCTTGAAATATTAAAGAAAAATGAAGCGGATGAAGGTATAATCGTTGCGGAAGCGCAGACCTTCATTTATGCCTGCAGGGCTCTATCCAGCAACAGAGTGAAAATTTTCAGTGTAAAAAATGAGGTAAAGCTTGCTGCCATACCATCGGAAAAAACCGAAAAAGTTATTAGGACCATTTCCGATGCCTTCCCTCAATTCAAAAAAGCTGCGGATGTTTTGGAGACCAGTTTAAATAATTTCGGGGCAATTTTTCACCCGGCGCCTACGCTTTTAAACAGCGGGCATATTGAAAGATGTCAGCCCTTTGAGTATTACCTGGAAGGTATCACTCCCACCATAGGTAAGGTGCTGGAAAGACTCGATGAGGAGCGAATAAGGGTTGCAAAAGCTCTTGGAGTTAAAACCCTTTCGGCTATAGAATGGTTATTCGAGTCATACGGGGCTACTGGAGATACCCTTTACGAAGCCATTCAAAATAATACAGCATACAAGGGACTTACCGCACCGAAGGGATTAAATACCAGATATATCTATGAGGATGTGCCCTATAGCCTCGTTCCCATATCTTCGCTGGGTAAAGAATTGGGAGTGGAAACTCCGGCAATCGATACTATAATAGGTCTTGCCTGTATGATGACCGGGGTTAATTTCTGGGAAGAAGGAAGAACCTCTGAAAAATTGGGGTTAGCTGGGCTAACACCTGCTGAAATCCACCTTTTCGCTCAGAAAGGGTATATTCTCAAAAAATCTCTGGAAGAGGAGGTGGTCGCCTGA
- a CDS encoding methylated-DNA--[protein]-cysteine S-methyltransferase has translation MKIYYDYFDSPVGQLTIFSSGEYIVKISFEGENFDEGFFCKYFRSPSFINKDESVIKRAKEELCLYFKKSLKKFDLPLLLLGTEFQKRVWEELLKIPYGGLRSYKDIAENIGIPEGARAVGQANNKNPIPIVVPCHRVIGKRGELVGYGGGLNIKKYLIELEKGNF, from the coding sequence ATGAAAATATATTATGATTATTTCGATTCCCCCGTGGGGCAGTTGACCATTTTTTCTTCAGGAGAATACATCGTAAAAATCTCCTTTGAAGGGGAAAATTTTGATGAAGGATTTTTCTGTAAATATTTTCGTTCTCCTTCCTTTATAAATAAAGATGAAAGTGTTATAAAAAGAGCAAAAGAGGAGCTTTGCCTTTATTTTAAAAAAAGTCTAAAAAAATTTGATTTGCCTCTTCTCCTTCTCGGCACCGAATTTCAAAAAAGGGTCTGGGAAGAGCTTTTAAAAATACCCTACGGAGGGTTGAGGTCCTATAAGGATATTGCAGAAAATATCGGTATTCCTGAAGGTGCAAGGGCGGTAGGACAGGCCAACAATAAAAATCCTATACCCATTGTTGTTCCCTGCCACAGGGTAATAGGAAAAAGGGGAGAGCTGGTAGGATATGGAGGGGGATTGAACATAAAAAAATATCTAATTGAACTGGAAAAGGGCAATTTCTGA
- a CDS encoding iron-containing alcohol dehydrogenase: MKRDFQYFFPSKLIFGTGKVKEVGIYAKEYGKKALIVTGKSSAKNSGALDRVTESLKQEGISWKIYDRVVSNPTFEDIEEAAAFALDFSAQVIIGLGGGSAMDTAKGIALRIKNEGELEEYFEGRKSSKEAAPLILIPTTSGTGSEGNNIAVMTNTKNGVKKGLRSPHIYPKVSIVDPELMVTLPRRITAFTGMDAFFHALESFISLRCQPFTEMYSLKAIELIVKNIEGAYKNGDDIEKRANMALASTLAGISIGISGVCALHAMEHPLSSFFGANHGEGLCPIAVPFLKYIKSHVTQKLASISTIFNIDDFLPEEEKAIRVIEWIAETIDKLNLPKSLGYFGVKKDDIEALARHVEEHMTHNLSTTPGHLKYEDIYSIYLASL; this comes from the coding sequence ATGAAAAGGGACTTCCAGTATTTTTTCCCTTCTAAGTTGATCTTTGGAACCGGAAAAGTTAAAGAAGTGGGGATTTACGCAAAGGAATATGGGAAAAAAGCTTTAATTGTAACCGGGAAATCCAGTGCAAAAAATTCGGGAGCGCTGGACAGGGTAACGGAGAGCCTCAAGCAGGAGGGTATAAGCTGGAAAATTTACGATAGGGTGGTGTCCAATCCGACCTTTGAAGATATCGAAGAGGCGGCAGCTTTTGCTTTGGATTTTTCCGCTCAGGTTATAATAGGACTGGGCGGAGGAAGCGCTATGGATACCGCCAAGGGAATAGCCCTGAGGATAAAAAATGAAGGAGAACTGGAAGAATACTTTGAAGGCAGGAAATCCTCAAAGGAAGCGGCTCCGCTGATTTTAATTCCTACAACTTCCGGAACGGGAAGCGAGGGAAATAACATTGCGGTAATGACCAACACTAAGAATGGGGTGAAAAAAGGATTGAGAAGCCCCCACATTTACCCAAAGGTATCCATAGTCGATCCAGAACTAATGGTAACTCTACCGAGGAGGATCACCGCTTTTACGGGTATGGATGCTTTCTTTCATGCACTGGAATCCTTTATCAGCCTTAGGTGTCAGCCTTTCACAGAGATGTATTCTTTAAAAGCCATTGAGTTAATCGTAAAAAATATCGAAGGCGCGTATAAAAACGGGGACGATATAGAAAAAAGGGCCAATATGGCCCTTGCAAGCACCCTTGCGGGGATTTCCATTGGAATTTCCGGAGTTTGTGCCCTGCACGCAATGGAACATCCTTTAAGTAGTTTCTTCGGAGCAAATCACGGAGAAGGCCTGTGCCCTATTGCAGTACCCTTCTTAAAATATATAAAATCCCATGTGACGCAAAAATTAGCCTCCATATCTACAATTTTTAATATCGATGATTTTCTTCCCGAAGAAGAAAAGGCAATAAGGGTTATAGAATGGATAGCTGAAACTATAGATAAACTAAACCTCCCTAAAAGCCTGGGCTATTTTGGAGTAAAAAAGGATGATATTGAAGCTCTGGCAAGGCATGTGGAGGAACACATGACCCACAATTTATCTACCACTCCGGGGCACTTAAAATACGAAGATATCTACTCAATTTACCTTGCTTCCCTTTGA